In the genome of Dunckerocampus dactyliophorus isolate RoL2022-P2 chromosome 6, RoL_Ddac_1.1, whole genome shotgun sequence, one region contains:
- the mrpl45 gene encoding 39S ribosomal protein L45, mitochondrial, which yields MAAPVTRTLAAFQRATWSSLKAVETSAGVLWHPVPLIVPVRTKKRSFIPPAVGLKGKKDMNLEAKARAAGVVFRQEYMERTINISCTAGIFDPYIPPEGDARLSSLSKEGLKQRTEQIRQSASSQLAIRKIKEYDSEFSTKGFAEQAQELFIEAHSALCTFNKEKLHSLVTERCYPEMTRGNRYKTLRWRFVESLEAPRVVHARCPDMVTKGNLYGQVTVRMHSRQILAIYDRFGRLMLGSEEQAKDVLEYLVIERHLVNPYSRWRLHGKIVPSWAPAKDPIIKTVAIPGPDLQPGEEFEALNYQVPKVEAVQWSK from the exons ATGGCGGCGCCCGTCACTAGGACGCTTGCAGCATTTCAGCGAGCGACATGGAGCAGTTTAAAG GCTGTCGAAACCTCAGCGGGTGTGCTGTGGCACCCGGTGCCACTTATTGTGCCCGTGAGGACTAAGAAGCGTTCCTTCATCCCTCCAGCTGTGGGGCTGAAGGGCAAGAAGGACATGAACCTGGAGGCCAAGGCACGAGCGGCCGGCGTTGTATTCCGACAGGAATACATGGAGCGGACCATCAACATCTCCTGCACTG CGGGAATCTTTGACCCCTACATCCCTCCAGAGGGAGACGCTCGTTTGTCGTCATTGTCAAAAGAAGGCTTAAAGCAGCGCACTGAGCAGATACGACAGAGTGCCTCCTCACAGCTGGC AATTCGTAAGATCAAAGAGTATGACTCAGAGTTTTCCACAAAGGGTTTTGCTGAGCAAGCTCAAGAACTCTTCATCGAGGCCCACAGCGCACTGTGCAC GTTCAACAAAGAGAAACTTCACTCACTGGTGACAGAGCGATGTTACCCC GAGATGACCAGGGGTAACCGCTACAAGACCCTCCGCTGGCGTTTTGTTGAGTCGCTGGAGGCCCCCAGGGTGGTCCACGCACGCTGCCCGGACATGGTCACCAAGGGCAACTTGTACGGCCAGGTGACGGTGCGCATGCACTCCAGACAG ATTCTGGCTATCTACGACCGCTTTGGAAGGTTGATGTTGGGCAGCGAGGAGCAAGCAAAGGACGTCTTGGAGTATTTGGTCATTGAGCGACACCTCGTCAACCCCTACAGCCGATGGCGGCTCCACGGAAAGATCGTGCCATCCTGGGCCCCCGCCAAGGACCCCATCATTAAG ACTGTAGCGATTCCAGGTCCAGACCTGCAGCCAGGAGAAGAATTTGAGGCCCTCAACTATCAAGTTCCAAAAGTGGAGGCAGTGCAGTGGTCTAAATGA